The following proteins are co-located in the Pleurocapsa minor HA4230-MV1 genome:
- a CDS encoding DUF5615 family PIN-like protein: protein MPDNEVLNFATRSNLAVITFNRDDLIELHNNGIQHSGIIICKTDRDYQGQVHFLYEYLQNQESLINRLIRIKKQQKKGFRQQIFVTSEYFR, encoded by the coding sequence ATTCCCGATAATGAAGTTTTAAATTTTGCTACTCGTAGTAACCTTGCGGTTATTACTTTTAATCGAGATGATTTGATTGAATTACACAATAATGGTATTCAGCATTCAGGAATTATAATTTGTAAAACAGATCGAGATTATCAAGGGCAGGTTCACTTTTTGTATGAATATTTGCAAAATCAAGAAAGTCTAATCAATCGGTTGATTAGAATTAAAAAACAGCAAAAAAAAGGTTTTCGCCAGCAAATTTTTGTTACTTCAGAATACTTTAGATAA